In uncultured Desulfobacter sp., one DNA window encodes the following:
- a CDS encoding helix-turn-helix domain-containing protein — protein sequence MIEPDKRKAIYLLHKEGIGIREISRQMNVSTNTVSAIIGQGGEMPQSTRSDKIAIDMELVEQVYLKCKGRVQRMHEILCEEHGIDIGYSTLTRIIRELGFGKRGKKRCGQVPDQPGAEMQHDTSPYRVKVANSIVLVQGSLLYFRYSKVRYLKFYRVFDRFAMKCFLHEALTFWQYAADECIIDNTNLARLYGTGKNAVIHPEMTQFAKQYGFEFVCHEKGHANRKAGNERGFYTVETNFFPGREFSGLEDMNRQAFEWSTQRMANRPTTKTRLIPARMFEYEKPYLKRLPVYVPAPYRVLERGTDQYGYTAVDGNYYWIPGVKRHDVKVLQYAEHLMVYRNRELLGRYPLPPDGVKNKRIPPEGQQITPYMPKNRKKPTTEQEKILRTAAEEIDEYLTFAIRNGVKQKHRFIRALYGLYRNVTLEMFIKTVSRALKYRITDIKIVERIATLQLTAGHFQSPLPQIDRQLEKRDAYVQGYFADDVNLRIYDNFTGEDNG from the coding sequence ATGATCGAACCGGACAAGCGTAAAGCGATTTATCTTCTGCACAAAGAAGGTATAGGAATCCGGGAAATTTCCCGGCAAATGAACGTCAGCACCAATACGGTGAGCGCCATCATCGGCCAGGGCGGCGAGATGCCGCAGAGTACCCGCAGCGACAAGATTGCCATCGACATGGAACTGGTCGAGCAGGTTTATCTGAAGTGCAAAGGCCGGGTTCAACGCATGCATGAAATCCTCTGCGAAGAGCACGGCATCGATATCGGCTATTCCACGTTGACTCGGATCATCCGGGAGCTTGGCTTTGGGAAAAGAGGAAAAAAACGCTGTGGTCAAGTACCTGACCAACCCGGGGCTGAGATGCAGCACGACACATCCCCGTATCGGGTCAAAGTTGCAAACTCGATAGTCTTAGTTCAGGGCAGTCTTTTGTATTTTCGTTACAGCAAAGTGCGGTACCTGAAGTTCTACCGGGTATTTGACCGGTTTGCAATGAAATGTTTTCTTCATGAAGCGCTGACCTTTTGGCAATATGCGGCAGACGAGTGCATCATTGACAACACGAATCTGGCCCGCCTTTATGGCACAGGGAAAAACGCGGTAATACATCCAGAAATGACACAATTTGCCAAACAGTACGGCTTTGAATTTGTCTGCCATGAAAAGGGTCATGCGAATCGAAAAGCCGGCAACGAACGCGGATTTTACACGGTTGAAACCAATTTTTTTCCCGGGCGTGAGTTTTCCGGTCTTGAAGACATGAACCGTCAGGCTTTCGAGTGGTCAACACAGCGGATGGCCAACAGGCCTACCACTAAAACCCGTTTGATCCCTGCTCGGATGTTTGAGTATGAAAAGCCGTATCTGAAAAGGCTGCCTGTTTATGTCCCGGCCCCCTACCGTGTACTGGAACGAGGCACCGACCAGTACGGATATACAGCCGTTGACGGCAATTATTATTGGATACCCGGCGTCAAACGTCATGATGTGAAGGTGCTGCAATATGCCGAGCACCTGATGGTCTACCGCAACCGCGAGCTGCTCGGTCGCTACCCGTTGCCGCCGGACGGCGTTAAAAACAAACGCATTCCTCCCGAAGGGCAACAAATAACGCCGTACATGCCCAAAAACCGAAAAAAGCCCACTACAGAACAGGAGAAAATATTACGAACGGCTGCTGAAGAGATTGATGAATATCTCACTTTTGCCATCAGAAACGGCGTCAAGCAGAAACACCGGTTCATTCGCGCACTGTATGGATTGTACCGGAACGTGACCCTTGAAATGTTCATCAAAACGGTCAGCCGGGCGTTAAAGTACCGGATCACTGACATCAAAATCGTTGAACGTATTGCCACGCTGCAATTGACGGCCGGTCATTTTCAATCGCCGCTGCCGCAGATCGACCGGCAGTTGGAAAAACGAGACGCTTATGTCCAAGGATATTTTGCCGATGACGTGAATCTGAGAATCTATGACAACTTCACAGGAGAAGACAATGGATGA
- a CDS encoding chromosome partitioning protein ParB, with product MVEQVEISSLDRRYEAYRIRSAVAEKSLLLSISSHGIREPLKGVGESRILLDGFKRLRCARKLNIGIVPYLSLADDEAAGIIELIRISNAKSLNILEQARLIDELLNVHQMSNAEIAELLERSKAWVSVRSGLICQMSQTVMDKIFNGQFPAYSFMYTLRQFMRINNVKKAQIDTFVDAVAGRHLSTRDIDLLANAYFKGSEEFRKQIDDGNISWSLGRLKQPSRSSNDCSEPERQILTALEVIGKYMQRFILKCNDSQLKSRPFYAQANLLSGGILRQLAPFTQTIRQFYDRTGQA from the coding sequence ATGGTCGAACAAGTTGAAATAAGCAGTTTAGATAGACGTTATGAGGCGTACAGAATCAGATCGGCCGTAGCTGAGAAGAGCTTGCTGTTGTCGATATCGTCTCATGGTATTCGAGAGCCGCTTAAGGGTGTGGGAGAAAGCCGCATTTTGCTCGACGGTTTCAAGCGACTCAGATGCGCGAGGAAGCTGAATATCGGCATCGTGCCGTACCTGTCGCTGGCCGACGACGAAGCGGCGGGCATTATCGAATTGATCCGTATCTCAAACGCTAAAAGCCTCAATATCCTGGAACAGGCCCGATTGATCGACGAGCTTTTGAACGTTCATCAAATGAGCAACGCCGAGATAGCCGAGTTGCTTGAAAGAAGCAAAGCATGGGTGAGTGTTCGCAGCGGGCTCATCTGTCAGATGAGCCAGACAGTAATGGACAAGATTTTTAACGGACAATTTCCAGCATACAGCTTCATGTACACCCTTCGCCAGTTTATGCGCATAAACAACGTAAAAAAAGCACAGATCGATACGTTTGTAGATGCAGTGGCAGGCAGGCATTTATCCACCCGAGATATCGATTTGCTTGCCAACGCTTATTTCAAGGGGTCTGAAGAGTTTAGAAAACAGATTGATGACGGCAACATATCGTGGAGTCTGGGTCGGTTAAAGCAACCCAGCCGATCATCGAATGATTGTAGTGAGCCAGAGCGACAGATCCTCACAGCCCTTGAGGTCATCGGCAAATATATGCAGCGGTTCATATTAAAATGTAACGACAGCCAGCTTAAAAGCCGTCCTTTTTATGCCCAGGCAAATCTTTTATCTGGCGGCATTTTGAGACAATTGGCTCCGTTTACCCAGACAATACGGCAATTTTATGATCGAACCGGACAAGCGTAA
- a CDS encoding response regulator → MDFGKGTGLGLSTVDGIVKKHNGFIKVKSREGIGTVFQVFLPVFEEETFQQNVEQNEKAFRKGTERIMVVDDEPLILNSYKTILSKQGYKVSTFSESKKALEQFAQTPDGFDLVITDMTMPQMTGDKLSEKILDIKNDIPIAICTGYHERLTREKAIEIGIKGYFVKPVPFPDFFKMIGDLLDTDRLPQNT, encoded by the coding sequence ATAGACTTCGGGAAAGGAACCGGTTTGGGATTGTCCACAGTTGACGGTATTGTAAAAAAACATAACGGTTTTATAAAAGTTAAAAGTCGGGAAGGTATAGGTACCGTTTTTCAGGTATTTCTTCCCGTCTTTGAAGAAGAGACCTTTCAGCAAAATGTGGAGCAAAATGAAAAAGCGTTCCGAAAAGGTACTGAGCGAATAATGGTCGTTGATGATGAACCTTTAATTCTAAACAGCTACAAAACGATTTTGAGTAAACAAGGATATAAGGTCTCAACTTTCAGCGAAAGCAAAAAAGCACTTGAACAATTTGCGCAAACCCCTGATGGCTTTGATCTTGTGATCACCGATATGACAATGCCCCAAATGACAGGGGACAAGCTGTCTGAAAAAATTTTAGACATCAAAAATGATATTCCGATTGCCATCTGTACCGGTTACCATGAGCGTCTTACCCGTGAAAAAGCAATTGAAATCGGCATCAAAGGATATTTTGTCAAACCGGTACCGTTTCCCGATTTTTTTAAAATGATTGGTGACCTGCTGGACACCGATCGTCTCCCCCAAAACACCTAA
- a CDS encoding ATP-binding protein, translating into MLRVKTKYRLLSSLHMLIPVMVIIFCARNTDFFFDTAFQTALTICICLILFNARFSPFLFGLQWLCFKQIQQIAALCLDIKHGNYRYFDIPNEPLEQEDENELIFLMRSMNWMVRQIELREVMLEKQVAKRTRDLETTNGELRIARDAAKASSNAKSQFLANMSHEIRTPMNAIIGISDFMRKADLPPQMNEYASIINTSSKDLLKIINDVLDFSKIDAGKIGIERVPVNLQNLVEEVIDIFKPDLAQKSVELITDIHENVPSQMETDPLRLKQVMTNLVSNAVKFTQQGEILIRITARDRENNDGFYLEVSIHDTGIGMDHQALDHLFQAFTQADGATARKFGGTGLGLAISKNLIELMGGQIFVSSTKGKGSCFSFSILTQRLMTNHLPAAGQHALQNGKTYKPKQLDLNTGTAEMGRQFHRTCEMAPPVNKQIDESSGDTGPDPEQKLCDQVIDMITTMGTLLNKNSLDAKLHAAALTKKLSGTIFAENADTLSLQIKHFDFPNARKTFQSLEAEIRNHLS; encoded by the coding sequence ATGCTCAGAGTAAAAACCAAGTATCGGCTGCTCTCCTCACTGCACATGTTGATCCCGGTGATGGTGATTATTTTTTGTGCCCGGAATACGGACTTCTTTTTTGATACTGCCTTTCAAACGGCTTTGACCATATGTATCTGCCTGATACTATTCAATGCCAGGTTTAGTCCTTTTCTTTTTGGGCTTCAATGGCTTTGTTTCAAGCAGATACAGCAAATCGCCGCCCTGTGTTTGGATATAAAACACGGTAATTACAGATATTTTGATATCCCCAATGAACCGCTTGAACAAGAAGATGAAAATGAATTAATCTTCCTGATGCGCAGCATGAACTGGATGGTCCGCCAGATTGAACTCAGGGAAGTCATGCTGGAAAAACAAGTGGCAAAACGCACCCGGGACCTTGAAACCACCAACGGCGAACTCCGCATCGCCCGGGATGCAGCCAAAGCATCCTCCAATGCGAAAAGTCAATTTCTTGCCAACATGAGCCACGAAATCCGGACACCCATGAATGCCATCATCGGCATAAGCGATTTCATGCGCAAAGCCGACCTTCCGCCCCAGATGAATGAGTACGCGAGCATCATTAATACATCATCAAAGGATTTATTAAAAATCATTAACGATGTCCTTGATTTTTCAAAAATAGATGCGGGAAAGATAGGCATTGAAAGGGTTCCGGTAAACTTGCAAAACCTTGTAGAAGAAGTCATCGATATTTTTAAACCCGACCTTGCCCAAAAATCAGTGGAACTGATCACGGATATCCATGAAAATGTGCCGTCCCAAATGGAAACAGATCCCCTTCGTTTAAAACAGGTCATGACAAATCTGGTATCCAATGCGGTAAAATTCACCCAGCAAGGAGAAATTCTGATCCGGATCACCGCTCGGGACCGGGAAAACAACGACGGCTTTTATCTGGAGGTATCCATTCATGATACCGGTATTGGTATGGATCACCAGGCACTGGATCATCTTTTTCAAGCATTCACCCAGGCAGATGGGGCCACCGCCAGAAAATTCGGCGGTACCGGACTGGGACTGGCCATATCAAAAAACCTGATAGAATTAATGGGTGGGCAGATTTTCGTATCCAGCACCAAAGGAAAGGGCTCGTGTTTTTCCTTTAGCATCCTTACCCAACGCCTAATGACAAATCATTTGCCCGCGGCGGGCCAACACGCATTACAAAATGGGAAAACGTATAAACCCAAGCAACTGGACCTTAACACCGGGACGGCGGAGATGGGAAGACAATTTCACCGAACCTGCGAAATGGCCCCCCCCGTCAATAAACAGATAGACGAAAGCTCCGGGGATACCGGACCTGATCCGGAACAAAAACTTTGCGATCAGGTGATAGACATGATCACAACAATGGGAACATTGCTCAATAAAAACAGCCTGGATGCCAAGCTACATGCGGCAGCACTCACAAAAAAGCTGTCAGGCACCATTTTTGCCGAGAATGCCGATACCCTATCCCTTCAAATCAAACACTTTGATTTCCCCAATGCCCGCAAAACCTTTCAGTCTCTGGAAGCCGAAATCCGAAACCACCTATCTTGA